Within Telopea speciosissima isolate NSW1024214 ecotype Mountain lineage chromosome 8, Tspe_v1, whole genome shotgun sequence, the genomic segment tgaaatttgCCACTACCTTTGATTTTTGAGCCTTTCATCACTTGGATGAGCCCATGGCAACCTCAGTGCTGCTATGATATTGTTTCTATACTATTGCGTCGTGGTTGGCTTGTTGTTTGCCATAGTTTCTCAGAGATTGATGTTTGGTCAAATCTGGGATTTATATATCTACAATGGTGCTCTACAAGATCTGATTTGGTTGGATCTGTTGTTGTATTTCATCTTATGGGTGGGTGCCTTACAAATATTGTGCCGTTGCATTATTGGAGGTTATTTTATTTGATCAGGTTTATTTAAATCTGAATGATCTGGGATCTTATTTGCTTCTGCTGGTCTTGGTTATGAGGTTTATATGCTGTTGATCCTTCGTGATGCTAGTTATTGCTGCCATATGATGATGGGTTATCCTTTGTTGCCTCCCCTGCATTCGTTGTTTGTCCACGTGAGGGGAGAATGGAGTTATTGATGATTATTTCTTCTTATTAGATTGCATATTTGATGTTGCCCGTGTCTTCTTATTGACGATTTATCTGTGTCTCCTTTGTGAGATTTGGGTTTCCTTGGTGGAGATTATTGTCACTGGCATCCTCGTGAAGATTATTGCCTGCCTTCTTTGTGATGGTTATTTGTTGCCTGTAGATCCTTAGTGGTTTTTTTAATTTGTCTTCTTATTGAAGATTGTTAGCCCGTAGCGATGATATATTCATCTTTCATTGCTGTTATCTTTTGGGCTGTTATTACTTATTACTACTGTTGTTGTTAATGTGTTCTAGCGTGCAGAGATGCTTTATTCATCTTTCCCTACTGCTATTTTCTGGGCTTTTGCTACTGGTGTTTTATTTTGGCCTGCAGCTAGTATTCTCTACTGCTCATATATTTATTTGAATTGCTTCGTCTACTGCTGTGCCGATGGCTGATGTGCTTATGTTGGTGTTGCTACTGGAAGAAGTTTTTCCTTTGGTTCTGTTATTGCAGGCTACTGGCTTCTACAATGGTTATATCTGTTCAAGTTGGGTTGTACTGGTTATATCCGTccttgttgttccaagctggagcctaggatatatatgctccagcttgagggggagtgttgagaataTAGTGCTCAGTGAAGGATGTTTTGTAATGATACTTTTCCAGTCAGTGGTTATTTGTAATTCTTCATAAGTGCTGTCCTTAGttgccattagggttattatCCTTACTTATAATTATGCTGTTAGGAGTTGATTTATGTAAGGGGGAGGGAATCGTGAATTAGCGTCAGCTCTAATTCATGATTCCCCATGTAGGGGTATTTGGGTCTTTTGCAGTTTTCATGGTTAAACCTATATATTATAATGTTTTGGGAGCAGTCTCTCTAATGGCTGTATCTCCCACTTGTGCAGcagctcttcttcctctttctctcttcttcttcttcttcttcataaatATTACATATGCAAAGtccaattataaataaacatgtTGCCTTGATGGTTAGAATAGTCTAGTCTAGTCTTGCTGTACAGACAGcattttcttctcttatcttcttccgcttcttcttcttgttcttcctttcttctattcTGCACTGATCATTACCTGTTCCTATTTTGTCATACATGAAAATTCATATACCAATTGGCAGACCTCATTTGGATATACGCTTTCTTGCAATGCCCTTAAACTCGTCcacttttcaaaaccaaaagaaggGACCATAATCTGGCATATTTTCAAAGGAGGCCTTGATATATTGTCAAAtatgcatttttttctttcctcacaGAAGCCCCAACAAACAGAAAAAGGTGGCTGATCTTTTACTAAGAAGAGGTAAAACAGATCTTGACTGATCCAACTGTAGCTGAGTTTCAACTAGGAACACATTATGCACCTTCCCGGTAGGAAGAGAGATAATATTCATATTCCCTAAGGcaattttagaaaagaaattggaaaaGAAACTCCTATCAATAAATTTTCATCCTTTATTTGTAGCCATGTGGTGGGATACTTGGTTCTTTTGATGACCCTGAACCCACTTCAGTGGTAAATTTTACCCAAGATGAGAAAGGAATGGTTTAATCCAAAATTTCAAGGAATTCCGAAATTGTCACTAGATAAATGAATATAGAAGTATAGAAGAGcatctttttaattttcaaacaCTTCTGCTCATATTTAGTGAAAGTCTACCAATGATCTAGGTGGGGGTCCTCTATGATGGATCCAACCCATGTTCCCTAGTTGTGAAGCGCTTTTTCCCTTTACAAAACGCATACTGTGCACTCAAATATGTTATATGTTTGCAAAGTTTTTCATTAGGGATGAAGATAAGGACATTCAattcttttaggattttctatGGTGTTTTTGTCATGTTTACTTATAATAAGATCCTTTCCTCGCACACACATTTTTATGTTGCTAGACATGTCTTCTATGACCATCGTGCTATGCTATGGTTCCACAAATTGTGTTACTGTACCTATGTGCTGTCAGGATTACCATACTGCATGAAAATCAATTTCTTAACTAGTTACTTCTATTTGCTAATATTAGTTGGAATATGTGAGCATAAATTTTATAACTTCCTTCTGATACCAGGATGGAGGTGTGACAATACTCAGGTTTGATCATGGAAAAGATAAACATAGTGGCAGCCTCACTAGACCAGCATCGGTACAACGTGCATTATCTGTTCTTGACATGGAGGTTGAGCAAATAAACAAAGGAAATTATGAGCATTACATGCAGAAAGAAATTCATGAACAACCAGAGTCTTTAAGAACCACAATGAGGGGACGACTTATACGTGGAGGTTCCTGCAAAGCCAAGAGTGTTCTTTTGGGTGGACTCAAAGATCACCTGAAGACAATTAGGAGGAGCAGGCGGATTGTTTTTATTGGTTGTGGTACAAGCTATAATGCTGCCTTAGCTGTAAGACCAATTTTGGAAGAGCTTTCTGGTGAGCATGAATAGTAATATGTTTCtaaaagaattttaaattttattgagGATGCATATAAAATTGGTTACccattaaatattttttctgGAAATCAAAGGTGTGCCTGTAACTATGGAAGTCGCAAGTGATTTGTTGGACAGACAGGGTCCCATATACAGAGAAGATACCGCTGTATTTGTTAGTCAATCCGGTGAAACTGCAGACACCTTACATGCCTTACATTATGCTCGAGAAAATGGAGCACTATGTGTTGGAATAACAAATACTGTTGGTAGTGCAATTTCCAGGAATACACACTGTGGTGTTCATATAAATGCTGGATGTGAGATTGGTGTGGCTAGTACCAAGGTAAAAATTGCTTTCTTTATGATCATTGATTTGATTGTCTGAGGTTTTCAATTTTATGTTGCGCTTTTTGCTATTTTCTTCAGGCATACACTAGTCAGATTGCAGTGATGGCCATGTTGGCTCTAGCAATTGGTGGTGATACAATCTCTAATCAAGCAAGAAGAGAAGCTATCATAGATGGTCTGGTTGACCTGCCAAGTATGTTTCTGTTGACtcattttcttgtattttataggACAAACCTGGAATTTCCTGTTTGTAACAAGAAAATGTTGTACTTCTCATGCGGTAGTAGTCTTTCCATCTCATGGTTTTGTTATGCAGATAAAGTCAGAGAGGTTCTAAAGCTAGATGaggaaataaaggatctggcgAAGTTGTTAATGGCTGAGCAGTCACTTCTTGTGTTCGGAAGAGGTTACAACTATGCAACAGCTCTAGAGGGTGCACTGAAAGTGAAAGAGGTTGCACTGATGCATAGTGAAGGCATAATTGCAGGTGAAATGAAACATGGTCCTTTAGCCTTAGTGGATGAAAATCTTCCCATTGTTGTTATCGCAACCCATGATGCTTGCTTCAGGTATGTTCTGTATTAACTAGTAACTGAAATTAACATTATTTGCTTGCGATTTTCTCTGTTGTTTGATTAAGACATTTTGGTATACCTGACAGCAAGCAGCAGTCCGTTATCCAGCAGCTTCATGCTCGCAAAGGACGTCTGATAGTGATGTGTTCGAAAGGAGAGGCATCATTGGTGTGTCCTGGTGGATCTTGTCGTGCAATCGAAGTTCCTCAGGTTGAGGATTGTCTTCAACCTGTAGTCAACATTGTCCCGTTGCAGGTATcttttgagatttttaattgTACATTCATACAGACATGCAGATATCAGTAGGTACTGTTCAATGTTGATGAAGTCGTCATTGCTCCATTGACAAAACAAATATAAATCCCCAAAATGCAAGGTTATTTGTACATCATTGAGAATTACTAGAGGCAGTGGGTGGCAATTCTGAACTCGACCAGCCTAACTTGTCCAAACACAATCTGCTCAATAATCAGGTTGTGCTCGTGTCACTGGTTCATCCCGATTATAATACGGGTTGGATTCTGGTATAGCCTCCGGATCCAGCAGGTTTTGCACGTGTTAAGTTGTTAAGTGTACCACAGGGGTATTAATGTCCCTGCAGTAATGTTCTAGATGTTGTTATGATGGGGTTttgtgatgcaggtgcactaccttggaccgacccaaaccagTTTGGTAACCCAGATCGAGAATCGGGTCCAAATATGGGTTTTAGTCTAGtagatatttaggatttattatttattttattgggataatTATGTAAGGAGATCTTTAATTTGGGTAGGTCCGGTAGGATACGTAAGAATAGTTTTAGCAAGTTTTAAATTGTTAAGAGTCCCAGTATAGTTGTTTCCTTATTGAAGtatgtttcttttattatttatatgcttGTAACCAACGTATTGAgtagattgaatagaatggaatagttgagttatggtttgaagccagTGTGgctgtgcgtgtgcactcttctcttccccccctcttatgccatttcttctctctccccctgtaactctgatttcttccaggcttccctcttctccctactggccctccaccaatttggtattgttgagataggctagttacccgattggggaaactagtcctagttgtgttaggattgctctttttttctttcttttattttttccactgttttattgtattttccTCCTCAGCCAAGTGCTAttctgggattcctagttgtactaggaattcctagtaggattaggactgaggagtTTTACTTCAATTAGATGTATTTCagattactataaataaagggcctgggtgatcgattctgatcactcaagcattcatattcaGAGTTgactacatggtatcagagccatctcTGATTTGAAGAATAGCTTCCCCTCGATTTTTCTGGTTTCCATCTTCAACTCTCTCGGCttctggttctcttcttctccaactctctcggacTCTCTACTTCATGCAAGGCAGCATCTTTGAGGTGATTCAATGAAGaattagctgctgccctccatGACACCTCTTTGAAAATCATTCAAATACTGGGGTGATCTGAACCTGccgcaggtttcctccaacctTGGAGATCAAGCTGCTGCCCTAATCAAGCTGGATTTCTGGTTTTATTTGGAGATTGATTCCTGCACCTGCTGATCTACACCCTATAGTTTTCAAACTGCAGATCCAAATCTGCAATTATTTTTGCATTCAAACTGCAGATCTGAATTCAATCCCCAGCAGATCCAAATCTGCAATTATTTTGCATTCAGATCTGTCCCTGCTGACctaaatcttctccaattcagGGCTTTTATTGGCTCATCCGAAGGGGCCACTGTCTGGAGGACACTTTCTCTGCTACAAGGAAGACACTCAAACCTTGTTTCAGCCAGTTCTAAGGGCTGCAACTCATACAGCCTTAAAACCTAGGGCTCTACTcgattagggtttcttattacatcatcagtttttttctgatttttgaagGAACTTTACATAATGTCTGACATCACTTCAGCTGACTCTGATGGATCTTCTCGACCAGagtatcttccttttgcttctcccacCAAACTAGATGGGACAAACTATTTAATGTGGTCTAGATCCAATTACCTTACAattgctggccgtggctacACGGACACCTTACAGGTACTACTCCTATCACTACTGAAGAAGGAGCTGCCAAGACTAAATGGTTATCCACTGACTCCATGGTCATGTCATACCTTATTCATTCTATGCATCCTTCAATTGCATCGGGCTACCTTCTCCTAGACACTCGCTGCCCGGATATGGAAGGCTGCCAAAGACACCTATTCAcggtagggaatgatgctcgGTCTCACGAATTAAGGAAGAAAATCCATGACACCAAGCGAGAATGATTCATCAATCCCTCAATACTATGCTGAACTCCGCAAGTATTGGCAAGAACttgatcattactctgattatcAGCCCACTAATGCCACTGACATTGCTGCCTATAGAAAGCATAttgacaaaattagggttttatgattttttggctggacttaATGTGGAATACGACCCAATTAGGGTTCAGATTCTAGGTAAAGACCCTTTCGCTACATTGGAACAGTCTTATGCCTTGGTTAACAGTGAAGATCGCCGAAGAACTGCTATGCTCAATACTACAGTTCCGGATCGATCAGCTTTGCAGACCGGGGCTGGTTCTACTCCTTCAGTTGCTGATACTTCTAAATCTGAGAAGACACAGGTTAAATGTGAGCATTGTGGAAAATTGTGGCACACCAAGGCCACCTATTGGAAGATACATGgcaaaccagctgactttgaggctaaacgtgcTGCTCgcaaatcaaaaaacaaagctaatcataCTGAAGCTGTCACTCCTGCCCCTCTCCTCGACCACTGGACTGTCCAAGGATGAACTTCAGGCTTTCcgtcgtatgttacaggcttccgCTGCTACAACAACACCTGCCAATTCTTCcactccttcaggttcaaatttagcttactcaggtatttcttttgttggtcactgtgcatcggtagtctcctctccctgggtcatagactccggtgccactgttCATATGATTGGATCCTCCAGTATCTTTACTCGTTACTCTCCTACATCTGGTAAAGACAAAGTAcgggtagctgatggctctctctcctctatctttGGAAAGGGCTCAATCAGTTGCACACCTTCCTTACAGTTATCAtttgttttacatattcctaaatttaccactaatcttctttccatcagtagtcttacccgtgacctaaattgtaaagtaaccttttttccttcacactgtgtgtttcaggatctggcaatgggggcgacgattggatgtggtaagatgcatggtggattgtacctgcttgatacTGGGAGTTCTACTTCTCCACCGCCTTTGGCTTCTCCCATCTATCAAAGTGCGttagtttcttctgaacttcaatAATGGCATAATAgactaggtcacccccctttaggaacattaTCCCTTTTATTTCCAGTATTAGCTAAGGAATGTCATAAAGacgattttttttgtgaagcctgtgttttggctaaacaacatcgttctacttattctatttctaataaacaaagctcttctccttttaatattgttcactctgatgtttgggggcctagcCGCAAACCATCCCTTAAAGGCCActgttggtttgtttctttcattgattgttattctaggtGTACATGGGTATATTTAATGCACAACAAAAGTGAAGTTTTAGGTATATTTAATGCACAACAAAAGTGAacttttctcttgttttcaaaattttcataagatgattcagaCCCAATACACTGCCACTCTCAAGATATTGGGCATTGACAATGGTAAACAATACATGGATGGTCAGTTTCAGTagtaccttgctgcccatggaacactccatcagaccagttgtgttgataccccagcccaaaatggtgtggctgaaagaaaaaaccgccaccttcTTGAGGTGACtcgggctcttatgtttgcccattctgtccctttccaatattggggagatgctgtcctgaCTGCTGCgtatcttatcaataggctcCCTACTCGAGTTCTTGACTCTGCCACCCCTGCTTCTTTACTGCAGGGGTCCTCCACCTTTGTTGTCCCACCAAAAGagtttggttgtgtctgttatgttcgCGATACCCGATCTCTGGGCAAGCTTGAACCCCGTGGGACCcggtgtatttttttaggttactctccttcccaaaagggatataagtgttaccatcctcctacccCTCGCACCTTcaccagtatggatgttgtctttcatgaaactctATCTTATTATCACCCcacacctctttagggggagactTTTGGTGAAGATGTGATGGTTGACCTTCCCATACAGACTCAGACTCGAGTCCAATCACCTGTTTCACCCACCCCTCAACCGACTGTTGTTTCCTCCCCTCTTCCCTTTACTGCTTCCCCACCGGATTttccccagggggagaacttagCGGATGCTGAAAATCCTATTGGTGATAATTCCCTTCAGGGGGGGAtgactccagtccaacaaaccattagggaatttcagaagaaaattaacgACTCTAATCTCAAAACCTATCACAGGGGACATTCCCAATACAAGCAACTTCCATCCACTGTACCCCCAACACCACTACAATTGTCGGCCCTGGAACCAGATCAATCTCCAGGTAACATATCCTCTCCTTCgtctcctgatttacctattgctcatcgtaaaggtatTCAGGCTTGTACCCAGCACCCCATTTCTCATGTagtctcttatgactccctttctccatcatttcttacttttgtctcctctctttcttctgtttgtattcCCCAAAGttggcaggaagcttttgcAGATGGAAAGTAGAAAGTAGCAATaatggaagaaatgcaagccttaaaaaagaataatacatgggaacttgtggttcttcctccaggaaagaaaccagttggatgtaagtgggtgtttgtggtgaaacagaaggtagatggcactgtggatcgatacaaagcacctttggttgcaaaaggatttactcaaacctatgggatcgattatcaggagacttttACACCAACAATTAGACACCGTCAGAGTGCTACTTTCTTGTGCAGTGAATCTTGGTTGGGAGTTacaacaattagatgtgaagaatgccttcctccatggagaacttgacgaggaagtgtacatgggCATTCCACCTGGATTCTCTTGTGATAAGACCAGCGGgaaagtttgtaaattgaagcgtgctttatatggACTGAAATAATCCCCTCGTGCATGGTTTGGACGATTTCATAAGGCAATGGTCTCtgcaggttataagcagagcaacgctgatcatactttgtttatcaagaaaaatggtgaaaaggtaactctcctaatagtttatgttgatgatattgtggtgaccgGGAATGATAATCATGAAATCACCCAGTTGAAGACTTATTTTGggcgagaatttgaaataaaagatatgggaaaactaaagtactttctagggatagaagttgctagATCTTCTAAAgacatctttctttctcaaagaaagtacatcctagatttattgaccgagactgggatgctagggtgtcatccttccgatacacctatggatgctactacaagacttaaagaaaaggagggaactcctgttgataaaggtcggtatcaaagattggttggtaagctcatttatctgtctcatacaagacctgacatagcagtatCTGTGAGTATGGTTAgttagttcatgcatgatccacactcctctcacatggatgttGTTATCCGGATCCTTCGGTATTTAAAATCAGCACCGGGTAAAGGTATTCTTTTGTCTCCGAATGGTCATCTTCGTGTCGAAGCATATACTGAAGAGGATTAGGCTGGTTCCTCTGATAGAAAGTCCATTTCTGGCTATTGCTCATTTGTTGGCGGCAATCTTGTTGCGTGGCGTAGTAAAAAACAGAACGTCGTGGCAAGATTTattgctgaagcagagttttgtgttatggcacagggtatttttGAAATGTTGTGGCTCAAAGGTTTATTACAAGATATCGGGACTGCTGTTCCTCTTgccatgatgttgtattgtgacaacaaggctgctattaaaattgctcacaacccggtacagcatgatcatactaagcatgtggaggttgacagacactttattaaagaaaagttggaaggaGGGCTGGTGTGTGTTCCATTTGTGCAATCTTCTTAccagcttgctgatgtgtttactaaaggcttaagtggaaagatttttcatcctattcttgtcaagttgggcatggatgacatttatgctccaacttgagggggagtgttgagataggctagttacccgattggggaaagtagtcctagttgtgttaggattgctctttttttctttcttttattttttccactgttttattgtattttccTCCTCAGCTGAGTGCTATTCTGGaattcctagttgtactaggaatttctagtaggattaggactgaggagtTTTACTTCAATTAGATGTATTTCAGATTACTATataaagggcctgggtgatcaattctgatcactcaagcattcatattcaGAGCTGACTACAGGTATCAAAGCTGAAGGATCCATCATCCTCCCCCATCAACCTCTCTCATTCTATCCCTGTCGATCTCCCTCATCTCATTCTCCTTTCCCATACTATTCTgccaatgaaaaaaaaatatcgtCTGTTGCAAAACAGAGATATCAATTCAAAACCCTACCACATTCCATCCCTTTGTTCCCCCAAACtgtgaaaccctaacccatctCCTCCCTTCCCGCAGTAACCTCCCCGACACCCCTCTACTCTGTTTTCCACAGACAATCCCTTTACGTTCTGCTAAAAAAAAGAACTGCATAAAAAACCTCCATAATCCCACTgttttctttcccctttctgTGAACCAATCGAACCCTCTCCACTGCCTTCTTTCCCCCTTCTGTGAATCGATCAAAGATCAAACATTCCttcacccccctcccccccggTCTTGGATTCGaccaagtgaaaaaaaaaagagcagagAGAGACCAGAGAGCAGAACATTCAGAGGAGGAAGATCGAGGAAGGTGAACCTGATTTGGGATCCCCAACGCCATCTCCTTGCCGAAGTCGGAATCCTTGGTTTTCTGCTGAACTCCTGGATTTCCGCCATTTGATTTGCATGGTTCTCTGCTGATCTCCTGATTCGCATCACTGGTTTTCCCATGCTGCTACTCCAGAGGAAGTAAAATCATCCTCCATTCTCTCAATATTCTCCGCTGGTAGCACGGTACTTTAAGTCTTTTTTCCAGGATTGCCCCTACCCTTTTTattcttccctttgttttctctttta encodes:
- the LOC122672706 gene encoding glutamine--fructose-6-phosphate aminotransferase [isomerizing] 2-like isoform X1: MCGIFAYLNYNVHRERRYILEVLFNGLRRLEYRGYDSSGICIDSSDLASVPVDQSIIHSKSFRPLVFRQEGNIEKLVKSVYEEVAATDLNLEELFPIHAGIAHTRWATHGEPAPRNSHPQSSGPGNEFLVIHNGIVTNYEVLKETLVRHGFTFESETDTEVIPKLAKFVFDKANEVGGDESVTFSQVVIEVMRHLEGAYALIFKSRHYPNELIACKRGSPLILGVRVSYELNEQSNSEPLYDPKFLPNNDDPKELFFSSDANAVVEHTKKVLVIEDGEVVHIKDGGVTILRFDHGKDKHSGSLTRPASVQRALSVLDMEVEQINKGNYEHYMQKEIHEQPESLRTTMRGRLIRGGSCKAKSVLLGGLKDHLKTIRRSRRIVFIGCGTSYNAALAVRPILEELSGVPVTMEVASDLLDRQGPIYREDTAVFVSQSGETADTLHALHYARENGALCVGITNTVGSAISRNTHCGVHINAGCEIGVASTKAYTSQIAVMAMLALAIGGDTISNQARREAIIDGLVDLPNKVREVLKLDEEIKDLAKLLMAEQSLLVFGRGYNYATALEGALKVKEVALMHSEGIIAGEMKHGPLALVDENLPIVVIATHDACFRHFGIPDSKQQSVIQQLHARKGRLIVMCSKGEASLVCPGGSCRAIEVPQVEDCLQPVVNIVPLQLLAYHLTVLRGYNVDQPRNLAKSVTTQ
- the LOC122672706 gene encoding glutamine--fructose-6-phosphate aminotransferase [isomerizing] 2-like isoform X3 codes for the protein MCGIFAYLNYNVHRERRYILEVLFNGLRRLEYRGYDSSGICIDSSDLASVPVDQSIIHSKSFRPLVFRQEGNIEKLVKSVYEEVAATDLNLEELFPIHAGIAHTRWATHGEPAPRNSHPQSSGPGNEFLVIHNGIVTNYEVLKETLVRHGFTFESETDTEVIPKLAKFVFDKANEVGGDESVTFSQVVIEVMRHLEGAYALIFKSRHYPNELIACKRGSPLILGVRVSYELNEQSNSEPLYDPKFLPNNDDPKELFFSSDANAVVEHTKKVLVIEDGEVVHIKDGGVTILRFDHGKDKHSGSLTRPASVQRALSVLDMEVEQINKGNYEHYMQKEIHEQPESLRTTMRGRLIRGGSCKAKSVLLGGLKDHLKTIRRSRRIVFIGCGTSYNAALAVRPILEELSGVPVTMEVASDLLDRQGPIYREDTAVFVSQSGETADTLHALHYARENGALCVGITNTVGSAISRNTHCGVHINAGCEIGVASTKAYTSQIAVMAMLALAIGGDTISNQARREAIIDGLVDLPNKVREVLKLDEEIKDLAKLLMAEQSLLVFGRGYNYATALEGALKVKEVALMHSEGIIAGEMKHGPLALVDENLPIVVIATHDACFSKQQSVIQQLHARKGRLIVMCSKGEASLVCPGGSCRAIEVPQVEDCLQPVVNIVPLQLLAYHLTVLRGYNVDQPRNLAKSVTTQ
- the LOC122672706 gene encoding glutamine--fructose-6-phosphate aminotransferase [isomerizing] 2-like isoform X2, producing the protein MCGIFAYLNYNVHRERRYILEVLFNGLRRLEYRGYDSSGICIDSSDLASVPVDQSIIHSKSFRPLVFRQEGNIEKLVKSVYEEVAATDLNLEELFPIHAGIAHTRWATHGEPAPRNSHPQSSGPGNEFLVIHNGIVTNYEVLKETLVRHGFTFESETDTEVIPKLAKFVFDKANEVGGDESVTFSQVVIEVMRHLEGAYALIFKSRHYPNELIACKRGSPLILGVRELNEQSNSEPLYDPKFLPNNDDPKELFFSSDANAVVEHTKKVLVIEDGEVVHIKDGGVTILRFDHGKDKHSGSLTRPASVQRALSVLDMEVEQINKGNYEHYMQKEIHEQPESLRTTMRGRLIRGGSCKAKSVLLGGLKDHLKTIRRSRRIVFIGCGTSYNAALAVRPILEELSGVPVTMEVASDLLDRQGPIYREDTAVFVSQSGETADTLHALHYARENGALCVGITNTVGSAISRNTHCGVHINAGCEIGVASTKAYTSQIAVMAMLALAIGGDTISNQARREAIIDGLVDLPNKVREVLKLDEEIKDLAKLLMAEQSLLVFGRGYNYATALEGALKVKEVALMHSEGIIAGEMKHGPLALVDENLPIVVIATHDACFRHFGIPDSKQQSVIQQLHARKGRLIVMCSKGEASLVCPGGSCRAIEVPQVEDCLQPVVNIVPLQLLAYHLTVLRGYNVDQPRNLAKSVTTQ
- the LOC122672706 gene encoding glutamine--fructose-6-phosphate aminotransferase [isomerizing] 2-like isoform X4, with product MCGIFAYLNYNVHRERRYILEVLFNGLRRLEYRGYDSSGICIDSSDLASVPVDQSIIHSKSFRPLVFRQEGNIEKLVKSVYEEVAATDLNLEELFPIHAGIAHTRWATHGEPAPRNSHPQSSGPGNEFLVIHNGIVTNYEVLKETLVRHGFTFESETDTEVIPKLAKFVFDKANEVGGDESVTFSQVVIEVMRHLEGAYALIFKSRHYPNELIACKRGSPLILGVRELNEQSNSEPLYDPKFLPNNDDPKELFFSSDANAVVEHTKKVLVIEDGEVVHIKDGGVTILRFDHGKDKHSGSLTRPASVQRALSVLDMEVEQINKGNYEHYMQKEIHEQPESLRTTMRGRLIRGGSCKAKSVLLGGLKDHLKTIRRSRRIVFIGCGTSYNAALAVRPILEELSGVPVTMEVASDLLDRQGPIYREDTAVFVSQSGETADTLHALHYARENGALCVGITNTVGSAISRNTHCGVHINAGCEIGVASTKAYTSQIAVMAMLALAIGGDTISNQARREAIIDGLVDLPNKVREVLKLDEEIKDLAKLLMAEQSLLVFGRGYNYATALEGALKVKEVALMHSEGIIAGEMKHGPLALVDENLPIVVIATHDACFSKQQSVIQQLHARKGRLIVMCSKGEASLVCPGGSCRAIEVPQVEDCLQPVVNIVPLQLLAYHLTVLRGYNVDQPRNLAKSVTTQ